From a region of the Helianthus annuus cultivar XRQ/B chromosome 5, HanXRQr2.0-SUNRISE, whole genome shotgun sequence genome:
- the LOC110938735 gene encoding uncharacterized protein LOC110938735, which yields MAVRPDGYRSHVGSCTAVVVLGPTDFLSRIRLGFSRFHVQAGRVMVLFNRFKLGPGRLSSVSGQTRDSGSARSWFGFTPVSFGIGQPVKASQGWSNLVNGSVSGSVKGGQQQIRSVWSSRNGSTRSNRVNSVKPSQLSEPTRSTRLTRSTQSTLRPGML from the exons ATGGCGGTGAGACCCGACGGCTATCGGAGCCACGTCGGAAGCTGTACGGCGGTGGTGGTGCTCGGTCCGACAGATTTCTTGTCACGGATCAGGCTCGGGTTCAGCAGGTTTCATGTTCAAGCGGGTCGGGTCATGGTTCTATTCAACAGATTCAAGTTGGGTCCTGGTCGACTTAGTTCGGTGTCGGGTCAGACACGCGACTCCG GCTCGGCTCGATCATGGTTCGGGTTCACTCCGGTCAGCTTCGGGATCGGTCAACCGGTCAAAGCAAGTCAAGGCTGGTCAAACTTAGTCAACGGTTCGGTCTCGGGTTCGGTCAAAGGCGGTCAACAGCAGATCCGTTCGGTTTGGAGTTCAAGGAACGGGTCGACTCGGTcgaaccgagtcaactcggtcaaacctAGTCAACTCAGCGAGCCAACTCGGTCaacccggttgactcggtcaactcagtcaactctACGACCCGGAATgctatag